Proteins co-encoded in one Pseudomonadota bacterium genomic window:
- a CDS encoding efflux RND transporter periplasmic adaptor subunit, whose translation MIKRMIIMLLLVGVVFGGIFAFQLYKAAQIKDYMKKNAEQLITVSAEKVRFESWQPQIKATGTLLAVNGSNIVPEVPGIVEKIYFNSGDSVNKSDPLLDLNADTEKAQLESLKAQVEMAKITYKRDQEQLKAQAISQAKVDEDLYDLKDKEAQQKEIEVLIEKKHIKAPFKGRLGICNLNPGNYLNTGDVIVTLQDTSALLIDFSLPQQMLPMIKVGKKIQLHFDMYPQKVFSGKITSINPIIDADTRNFLIEANVENPNGDLLPGMFGVIDLYTSEPQKFLTLPQTALTFNPYGTYVYVIEKTNQDNKENPSLRAVQRFVTTGDKRGDQVAILKGLKEGELVVTSGQMKLKNKAAVEIDNTVVPSNNPNVHIQDM comes from the coding sequence ATGATAAAGCGTATGATCATTATGTTGCTTTTAGTAGGAGTGGTATTTGGGGGTATTTTTGCCTTCCAACTCTATAAAGCTGCGCAAATTAAAGACTACATGAAGAAAAATGCAGAACAACTGATAACAGTTTCGGCAGAGAAAGTAAGGTTTGAATCTTGGCAACCTCAAATTAAAGCAACAGGGACGCTTCTTGCTGTGAATGGAAGCAATATTGTTCCTGAGGTTCCTGGTATCGTTGAAAAGATTTATTTCAATTCAGGAGATAGTGTGAATAAATCAGATCCCCTTCTTGATTTGAACGCAGATACTGAAAAAGCCCAACTTGAGTCCTTAAAAGCGCAAGTGGAAATGGCAAAAATTACATATAAAAGGGACCAAGAACAGCTTAAAGCTCAAGCCATAAGCCAAGCAAAAGTTGATGAAGATCTCTACGACTTAAAAGATAAAGAAGCTCAACAAAAAGAAATAGAAGTGCTTATTGAAAAGAAGCATATCAAAGCTCCTTTTAAGGGAAGGCTTGGGATTTGTAATTTAAATCCTGGAAATTATTTAAATACAGGAGATGTCATCGTAACCCTTCAAGACACTTCGGCTCTCTTGATAGATTTTTCACTTCCTCAGCAGATGCTGCCCATGATTAAAGTTGGAAAGAAGATTCAACTGCACTTTGATATGTATCCTCAAAAAGTTTTTTCTGGAAAAATCACGTCCATAAACCCCATTATTGATGCTGATACGCGCAATTTTTTAATTGAAGCTAATGTCGAAAACCCAAATGGAGACCTTCTCCCTGGTATGTTTGGCGTTATTGATTTGTACACATCAGAGCCTCAAAAATTTTTAACATTACCACAAACAGCCTTAACGTTTAATCCTTATGGAACTTACGTATATGTTATTGAAAAAACAAATCAAGATAATAAGGAAAATCCGTCTTTAAGAGCAGTCCAAAGATTTGTAACCACAGGGGATAAAAGAGGTGATCAGGTTGCAATTCTAAAAGGTCTCAAAGAGGGAGAATTGGTTGTAACAAGCGGCC
- a CDS encoding glycoside hydrolase family 3 protein encodes MTDLDLKNHLGQLLNVGFWGTTPDDPWIKILSRQIEEGKIGGLIFFGHNIQSPSQVLALTSYFKSLKAPYPLLMSIDEEGGRVERLSSQKGFSDFFGAEQVAEKFTHEEATGYYSALAQKLKQFGFNLNFAPVVDLNPEVGLKCPVIGSLGRSYGSQAHMVIAYARSFLKSHARLNVLTCLKHFPGHGRVQEDTHQGFADATETWKEEDLIPFKTLLGEAPCIMTSHLSHQQWEKKLPLTFSKDLITGLLREKLGFSGVITTDDLHMGAIQNIMKTEEAALKALLAGHDLLTISNNPNACKSVPGFAPSPMHIEKILKILTEAFEDKILSASFLRDAIERILKLKTGF; translated from the coding sequence GTGACAGATTTAGACCTTAAAAATCATCTTGGACAACTTTTGAATGTTGGGTTTTGGGGCACAACACCCGATGATCCTTGGATCAAGATTTTATCACGTCAGATTGAAGAAGGAAAAATTGGGGGGCTTATTTTCTTTGGACATAATATTCAATCTCCATCCCAAGTTTTAGCCTTAACATCCTATTTTAAATCTTTAAAAGCACCTTATCCTCTTTTGATGAGTATTGATGAAGAAGGAGGTCGAGTTGAAAGATTATCCTCTCAAAAAGGATTCTCAGATTTTTTTGGGGCCGAACAGGTTGCAGAAAAATTTACACATGAAGAGGCAACAGGTTATTATAGTGCGCTTGCACAAAAACTGAAACAATTTGGATTTAACTTAAATTTTGCGCCTGTCGTTGATTTAAACCCCGAGGTCGGATTAAAATGTCCAGTCATTGGATCTTTAGGAAGAAGTTATGGATCGCAAGCCCATATGGTTATTGCATATGCCCGGTCTTTCTTAAAATCGCATGCTCGTCTTAATGTCTTAACATGTTTAAAACATTTTCCAGGCCATGGTCGCGTTCAAGAAGATACGCATCAAGGATTTGCAGATGCAACAGAAACTTGGAAAGAAGAGGACCTTATTCCTTTTAAAACACTTTTAGGAGAAGCTCCTTGTATTATGACGTCTCATTTGTCGCATCAACAGTGGGAAAAGAAGTTGCCTCTTACATTTTCAAAAGATCTGATAACAGGCCTATTGCGCGAAAAGTTAGGGTTTTCAGGAGTGATCACAACAGATGATTTGCATATGGGGGCTATCCAAAACATTATGAAAACGGAAGAAGCGGCTTTAAAAGCACTTCTTGCAGGACATGATCTCCTTACAATTTCAAATAATCCAAATGCCTGTAAGTCTGTGCCAGGATTTGCACCCTCTCCTATGCATATTGAAAAAATTTTAAAAATACTTACAGAAGCTTTTGAAGATAAAATTTTATCAGCTTCTTTCCTCAGAGATGCTATAGAGCGTATTCTTAAGCTAAAAACAGGCTTTTGA
- a CDS encoding efflux transporter outer membrane subunit — translation MNYFWTYVFLIFGSFLITACTVGPDYKRPAPPHTQTYVKDFPDVTPKAQKKGQEEQHFNFGEKLQHDWWTLFKSKPLNKLIEKALAHSPTLEAAEGALKQAQENVAIFSGNNFYPSVDLNLGVERQKVTAASSGTTGSPTTYNLWNPSLNMSYTFDLFGGQQRGMEALLADVDYQQYLWEAAHLTLVSTLITTLIQEASLREQINVIQKMIDVQMKILEIMKAQLKMGGAAEVDILTQETLLAQTQALLPTLEKQLYYTSHAISVLVGEFPEEIQRMPFTFKDLHLPRNLPIQLPASLVRKRPDIKASEALLKASNANIGVAQANFFPTLTLTGSVGTMALSTHDMMANSATVWSLGSSLLLPLFKGGALTAEKRAMEAAYDQAFANYRQTVLTAFQEVADALRSIVQDAKNFQLQNSAQEKALKTFLISERQFKVGGVPYLSVLNAEIQYLQTLLNTINASALRFTDTVALFQALGGGWEEKLTQENQTMGY, via the coding sequence ATGAATTATTTTTGGACCTATGTCTTTCTAATTTTTGGCTCATTCTTAATAACAGCTTGCACGGTTGGACCAGATTATAAGCGTCCAGCCCCCCCCCATACCCAAACGTATGTCAAAGATTTTCCTGACGTAACCCCGAAGGCTCAAAAAAAAGGGCAAGAGGAACAGCATTTTAATTTTGGAGAAAAGTTACAGCATGATTGGTGGACCTTATTTAAGTCCAAGCCTCTTAACAAGCTCATTGAGAAAGCCCTCGCACATAGTCCCACATTAGAAGCAGCTGAAGGTGCGCTTAAACAAGCGCAAGAAAATGTTGCTATTTTTTCTGGAAATAATTTCTACCCATCTGTTGATTTAAACCTTGGTGTAGAAAGACAAAAGGTTACTGCGGCGTCTTCGGGAACAACGGGGTCGCCCACAACCTATAATCTTTGGAATCCCTCTTTGAATATGTCTTATACCTTTGATCTTTTTGGCGGGCAACAACGTGGAATGGAAGCCCTTCTTGCAGACGTTGATTATCAGCAATATTTATGGGAGGCCGCTCATTTAACATTGGTGTCAACCCTTATCACGACGCTTATTCAAGAGGCATCTCTTCGGGAACAAATAAATGTCATCCAAAAAATGATCGATGTTCAGATGAAAATTCTTGAAATTATGAAAGCGCAATTGAAAATGGGGGGGGCTGCAGAAGTAGATATTTTAACACAAGAAACTCTTTTAGCGCAAACACAAGCACTTTTACCTACTCTTGAAAAACAACTTTATTATACATCCCATGCGATATCTGTACTCGTTGGAGAGTTCCCTGAAGAAATTCAAAGAATGCCTTTTACGTTTAAAGATCTTCATCTGCCTCGGAACCTACCGATTCAGCTTCCCGCATCGCTTGTTCGAAAACGACCTGATATAAAAGCTTCTGAAGCTCTTTTAAAAGCTTCCAATGCGAATATTGGCGTTGCACAAGCAAACTTTTTTCCAACTTTAACGTTAACTGGAAGTGTGGGCACTATGGCTCTTTCGACGCATGATATGATGGCAAATAGTGCAACTGTTTGGAGTCTGGGAAGCTCACTTTTACTTCCTTTATTTAAAGGAGGGGCTTTAACTGCTGAGAAAAGAGCCATGGAAGCGGCATATGATCAAGCTTTTGCGAATTATCGCCAAACAGTTTTAACAGCTTTTCAAGAGGTTGCGGATGCTTTGAGAAGTATTGTTCAAGACGCAAAAAATTTTCAACTTCAAAATTCTGCTCAAGAAAAAGCTTTAAAAACATTCCTCATTTCTGAGCGTCAATTCAAAGTTGGAGGTGTTCCTTATCTTTCTGTTTTAAATGCAGAAATTCAATACTTACAAACTCTTTTGAATACAATTAACGCCTCTGCTTTACGTTTTACAGATACAGTGGCTTTGTTTCAAGCTTTAGGAGGCGGATGGGAAGAGAAATTGACACAGGAAAATCAAACAATGGGATATTAA
- a CDS encoding AsmA-like C-terminal domain-containing protein, whose translation MVFSRGFLRVVSKLFFKTVKLFLILLGISLVGILFLSLRLALGPIDITFLKTFVNISTFQKPLITDVNRIFLKYNGASDPLTLLMEEVTFFKDHTPLLKIPKITIHADYGALLKGDLKLRSVSFLEPEFSVSLESEKAIQIKDVKENPDAFLILGLLTNFVKEQNIAPEGEALKFQKVIQNLEEISIENGKLHLTQKEEGATLETTLNMFLTRQNGQDFSLKFRIELNNAKICLPKLDKRTFFIPNLSILGTSKQNGHVLEFSIPTFNWQGIDVKGHGKGQILPNGKIEIESNFEVEPLPLSQFSAVWPENLAESTRSWILQNLSKGDIDHIIVHLKAETSSFYEKERNFFCKVTKVEGGFNINKIDVQYIEGLPAATDVSGIVKFNNDDFNIEILKGEVEGIQVTKGRIYFYDLSQDDELAEINLTLKGKLQRILEVIDKKPLQYPTQLGILPRDFQGMATVNLLLKFPLLRHLTLDEIDVSTKSFLEKVSYTHLFEQRKNGTSLKRSLKIENGFFNLDVDKLNLILNGYGDLKKIKTHILWNEYFKNQQQGLSRKLSLKGDYPLSFFEEFGIFLNKYMRGTLGLDFSMTEKKGGASEIDVKADLKNIDIKVPELNIHKKIKEPGILSFTGKLPSAHKKDEKRPCVFSNIYLQGPRLLIEGNAILNLQTQEVIKIDLSTVKTPRNNFMILMDKSFQNLYHVKIRGQEMDMSWIFKDQDRPSQTDVASEATESKDTFLDLSLDLILDRLWLNRDEFVKSLSFDLKRINNRIEKAISKGKLKEGSFFDFAYEHVKGSPGHSLHLQTSNAGEFLRAIDFYDHIEGGKLHITAKKSSPHVDSFLEGKALLEDFRILKTPVVAKVLSLASLEWMSDALNQKKGMLFRNASLDFKINDHKLEILHGLAENSSTGVTLKGEMDRIKKTLNFHGTIIPAYMFNSLIGKIPFIGDILSGGSGKGFLAISYEVKGIADHPEVHVNPFSILTPGFIRELF comes from the coding sequence AACTGTAAAGCTTTTTTTGATCCTCCTTGGCATCAGTTTGGTAGGGATACTTTTTTTAAGCTTACGTTTAGCGTTAGGTCCCATTGACATAACTTTTTTAAAAACATTCGTGAACATAAGCACGTTTCAAAAACCTCTTATTACAGATGTTAATCGGATTTTTCTTAAATATAACGGTGCCTCTGACCCCTTAACGCTTCTTATGGAAGAAGTTACTTTTTTTAAAGATCATACGCCTCTTTTAAAGATTCCGAAAATAACCATTCATGCGGATTATGGCGCTCTCTTAAAAGGCGATTTAAAGCTTAGATCGGTAAGTTTTTTGGAGCCTGAATTTAGTGTGTCATTGGAGAGCGAAAAAGCTATTCAGATTAAGGACGTAAAAGAAAATCCAGATGCTTTTTTAATCTTGGGATTGTTAACTAATTTTGTGAAGGAACAAAATATCGCTCCTGAAGGAGAAGCTCTAAAATTTCAAAAAGTAATTCAAAATCTTGAAGAGATATCTATTGAAAATGGAAAACTACATCTTACTCAAAAAGAGGAAGGCGCGACATTAGAGACGACACTGAATATGTTTTTAACACGTCAAAATGGACAGGATTTTTCTTTAAAATTTAGGATAGAATTAAATAATGCTAAAATATGCCTTCCCAAGCTGGATAAGAGAACTTTCTTCATTCCAAATTTAAGCATTTTAGGAACATCGAAACAAAATGGGCACGTTCTAGAATTTTCTATTCCAACATTTAATTGGCAGGGAATTGATGTAAAAGGCCACGGAAAAGGTCAAATTCTTCCGAATGGAAAAATAGAAATTGAGAGTAATTTTGAAGTTGAGCCGCTTCCTCTCAGCCAATTTTCTGCCGTATGGCCTGAAAATCTAGCGGAATCAACGCGAAGCTGGATATTACAGAATCTGTCTAAAGGAGACATTGATCATATTATTGTCCATTTGAAGGCAGAGACGTCTTCCTTTTATGAAAAAGAAAGGAATTTCTTTTGTAAAGTTACAAAAGTAGAGGGTGGATTTAATATTAATAAAATTGATGTTCAATATATAGAAGGGCTTCCAGCTGCGACAGATGTTTCTGGCATTGTAAAGTTTAATAACGATGATTTTAATATTGAGATTCTTAAAGGCGAAGTTGAAGGAATTCAGGTCACGAAAGGAAGGATTTATTTTTATGATTTGTCTCAAGACGATGAATTGGCTGAGATAAACCTTACATTGAAAGGAAAATTACAAAGAATTTTAGAAGTTATTGATAAAAAACCCCTTCAATATCCAACACAACTTGGGATCCTACCAAGAGATTTTCAAGGTATGGCAACTGTAAATCTTCTTTTAAAGTTTCCTCTTTTGCGCCATCTAACGCTTGATGAAATTGATGTATCGACAAAGTCATTTTTGGAGAAAGTTTCTTATACACATTTATTTGAACAAAGGAAAAATGGAACCAGCCTTAAAAGAAGTCTTAAAATAGAAAATGGTTTTTTTAACTTGGACGTGGATAAGTTAAATTTAATTTTAAATGGGTACGGAGATCTTAAAAAAATTAAGACGCATATTTTATGGAATGAATATTTTAAGAATCAGCAGCAGGGCCTTTCTCGTAAATTATCTTTAAAAGGCGACTATCCTCTTTCCTTTTTTGAAGAATTTGGGATTTTTTTGAACAAGTATATGCGAGGCACCCTTGGCCTTGATTTTTCAATGACGGAAAAAAAGGGAGGAGCGTCAGAAATAGATGTAAAAGCAGATCTTAAAAATATAGATATAAAAGTACCAGAGCTTAATATTCATAAAAAAATAAAGGAACCTGGCATTCTTTCTTTTACTGGAAAACTACCTTCTGCTCATAAGAAAGATGAAAAACGCCCTTGCGTTTTTTCAAATATTTATTTGCAAGGCCCAAGGCTTCTTATAGAAGGAAATGCAATTCTTAACCTTCAGACACAAGAGGTCATCAAGATTGATCTTTCCACTGTTAAAACACCGCGTAATAATTTCATGATTTTAATGGACAAATCATTTCAAAATTTATATCACGTTAAAATTAGAGGGCAGGAGATGGATATGTCTTGGATTTTTAAAGATCAAGATCGTCCTTCTCAAACGGATGTTGCCTCTGAAGCGACTGAATCGAAAGACACTTTTCTTGATTTGAGTCTTGATCTTATTCTTGATCGCCTTTGGTTGAATCGAGATGAATTCGTAAAATCTCTCTCTTTTGATCTTAAAAGAATTAATAATCGTATAGAGAAAGCGATTTCAAAAGGAAAACTCAAGGAGGGAAGTTTTTTTGATTTTGCTTATGAACATGTAAAAGGCTCACCTGGACATTCTCTTCATCTTCAAACGTCAAATGCGGGTGAATTTTTGCGTGCGATTGATTTTTATGATCATATAGAGGGAGGCAAACTTCATATTACTGCAAAAAAATCTTCTCCGCATGTGGATTCTTTTTTAGAAGGGAAAGCTCTTTTAGAGGACTTTAGGATTCTTAAAACACCTGTTGTTGCAAAAGTTCTATCCTTGGCTTCACTCGAGTGGATGTCAGATGCTTTAAATCAAAAGAAAGGAATGTTGTTCCGGAATGCTTCTTTAGATTTTAAAATTAATGATCATAAATTAGAAATACTTCATGGTCTTGCAGAAAATAGCTCAACAGGCGTCACTTTAAAAGGGGAAATGGACAGGATTAAAAAAACGCTTAATTTTCATGGAACAATAATTCCAGCCTACATGTTTAATTCTTTAATTGGTAAAATCCCCTTTATTGGAGATATACTATCAGGCGGATCGGGGAAAGGATTTTTAGCAATTTCCTATGAGGTTAAAGGAATTGCAGATCATCCAGAAGTTCATGTGAATCCTTTTAGCATTCTAACGCCGGGATTCATAAGAGAGCTTTTTTAA